The proteins below are encoded in one region of Oryzias melastigma strain HK-1 linkage group LG9, ASM292280v2, whole genome shotgun sequence:
- the bag4 gene encoding BAG family molecular chaperone regulator 4, producing MQKSQMQPNGKTGWPSSNSVNSHGSWSNTMDAPQYSGYPPQYWYPQSPSTGPYANAYPSGSDLHPQYNPQVMPGGYPNGHGTYNHAQSPYPASSFHPSNPFYCADPRRASPSSYPHQGCPADQSSGQTHAQHHHYTGPHCQGGPGYPPGTYPHYNEGGHAMHSNPPYPASQALHPNSQGEAWGHPSQYAHSQQQWQAGQQPPQNHYGNPVRPPHPPAWPGTGTGAPPPYQPKDQHHQRPPQVGPKPRLAPPPNGKPAEISSPPQIYNKTGRGDGNTSQAEPPPSAPAQAPAPPAGQAGQQPLSDNPGLAKVQYVMTRVQLLQEDVDEFVGKKTDKSYRCLEELLTKELLELDSVETQGQENVRQARKEAVQRIQAILDQLEKKAF from the exons ATGCAGAAATCCCAAATGCAGCCAAACGGGAAAACTGGCTGGCCCTCCTCTAACTCGGTAAATAGTCACGGAAGCTGGAGTAACACTATG GATGCTCCTCAGTATTCGGGTTACCCTCCACAGTACTGGTATCCGCAGTCTCCCTCCACAGGACCCTATGCAAATGCCTATCCATCAGGGTCAGATCTGCATCCGCAATACAATCCACAG gtaATGCCAGGAGGATATCCAAACGGCCACGGAACCTACAACCATGCACAGAGTCCCTACCCGGCAAGTAGCTTCCACCCATCCAACCCTTTCTACTGCGCTGATCCTCGGAGAGCAAGTCCAAGTTCCTATCCGCACCAAGGCTGTCCGGCGGATCAGAGCAGCGGGCAGACACACGCTCAGCATCATCATTACACTGGTCCACACTGTCAAGGG GGTCCTGGATATCCTCCTGGAACATACCCCCACTACAATGAAGGCGGACACGCAATGCACTCTAATCCTCCTTACCCAGCCAGCCAGGCTCTTCATCCCAATTCCCAGGGTGAAGCATGGGGACACCCCAGCCAGTATGCCCACTCGCAGCAACAGTGGCAGGCAGGTCAGCAACCTCCCCAGAACCATTACGGGAATCCCGTCCGTCCACCTCATCCTCCAGCGTGGCCAGGAACCGGGACAGGTGCCCCACCACCTTATCAGCCCAAG GATCAACATCACCAACGCCCTCCGCAGGTGGGGCCTAAACCCAGGCTAGCACCACCCCCCAATGGAAAACCAGCTGAAATAAGTTCTCCTCCACAAATCTACAACAAAACAGGAAGAGGTGATGGCAACACCTCACAGGCTGAGCCTCCTCCCTCAGCCCCAGCCCAAGCTCCTGCACCGCCCGCAGGCCAGGCCGGACAGCAGCCCTTGAGTGATAATCCAGGTCTCGCCAAGGTCCAGTATGTCATGACCAGAGTTCAGCTTCTTCAGGAAGATGTTGACGAGTTTGTGGGCAAAAAGACGGACAAGAGCTACCGCTGTCTGGAGGAACTTCTGACCAAAGAGCTGTTGGAGCTGGACTCCGTGGAGACTCAGGGACAGGAGAATGTTCGACAAGCGCGGAAAGAAGCCGTGCAGAGAATTCAGGCCATCCTTGATCAACTAGAGAAGAAAGCCTTCTGA